The region CTCCAGGTCTTGATGACGCGCTTGTCCTTCTTTTCGTTCTGGACGTCGACCTTCTTCAGGAGGTGGTCATCCACGAACGGGCCTTTCTTGAGGCTACGGGGCATGTCCTACCCTCCCTTACTTCCCGCCGCGGCGGGTGATGATGAAGCGGTCGCTGTTCTTGCGCTTCTTGCGGGTCTTCAGGCCCTTGGCGGGCTGGCCCCAGGGGCTGACGGGCACGCGGCCCGCGCCGGTCCGACCTTCACCACCGCCGTGGGGGTGATCCACGGGGTTCATGGCGCTACCGCGCTGGTGGGGCTTGCGCCCAAGCCAGCGGCTGCGGCCGGCCTTACCGATGTTGATGTTCTTGTGCTCGGCGTTGCCGACGGCACCGATGGTGGCGTAGCACTCGCTGTGAATGCGGCGGAGTTCGCCGCTGGGCAGACGCAGGATGACGTAGTCGCCTTCCTTGCCCTGCACCTGGATGCTGGTGCCAGCGCTGCGGGCGAGCTGGGCGCCCTTGCCGGGGATCAGTTCCACGCTGTGCACAACGGCACCGACGGGCACGAAACGCAGGGGCAGTGCGTTGCCGAGCTTGGGTTCGGCTTCGGGGCCGGAGTTCACCATGGCGCCGACCTGCAGGCCTTCGGGCGCGAGCACATAGCGCTTCTCGCCGTCAACGTAGTTCAGCAGAGCGATGCGGGCGCTGCGGTTGGGATCGTACTCGATCGCGGCGACCTTGGCAGGCACGCCAGCCTTGTCGCGGCGCTTGAAGTCGATAATGCGATACAGGCGCTTGTGACCGCCGCCGATGAAGCGGCTGGTGATGCGGCCGCGGTTGTTACGGCCACCGGTCTTGGGGAGCGCCTCGGTGAGCGCCTTTTCGGGGCGCTTTTTGGTCAGTCCGCTGAAGTCCGCAGTCGTCATGTGGCGACGGCTGGGGGTGTAGGGACGGTATTTCTTGACGGCCATGTTCAATCTCTCCTTAGGCCTGGCCTTCAAGGGCGGCGATGGTCTGGCCGTCGGCGAGGCGCACGATGGCCTTCTTGCGGTCGGCGCGGTGGCCCATGAAGCGGCCGACGCGCTTGCGCTTGCCGGGGACGTTCATGGTGCTGATGCCGATCACGGTCACGCCGAACGCTTTCTGGATGGCGCCCTTGATCTCGGTCTTGGTGGCCTTGGGGCTGACCCAGAAGGAGTACACGCCGCGTTCCATGCCAGCGTAGGCTTTCTCGCTGATCACGGGGGCCTGGATGATGTCGTAGTGGCTCATGCCTCTTCCCCTTCCTGCGCGGGCTCGAGAACGACCGCGTCGATCACCAGGCGCTCGTGGCGCAGGATGTCGTAGGCGTTCAGGCCGGCGACGGGCAGCACG is a window of Deinococcus radiotolerans DNA encoding:
- a CDS encoding 50S ribosomal protein L23 — its product is MSHYDIIQAPVISEKAYAGMERGVYSFWVSPKATKTEIKGAIQKAFGVTVIGISTMNVPGKRKRVGRFMGHRADRKKAIVRLADGQTIAALEGQA
- the rplB gene encoding 50S ribosomal protein L2, whose protein sequence is MAVKKYRPYTPSRRHMTTADFSGLTKKRPEKALTEALPKTGGRNNRGRITSRFIGGGHKRLYRIIDFKRRDKAGVPAKVAAIEYDPNRSARIALLNYVDGEKRYVLAPEGLQVGAMVNSGPEAEPKLGNALPLRFVPVGAVVHSVELIPGKGAQLARSAGTSIQVQGKEGDYVILRLPSGELRRIHSECYATIGAVGNAEHKNINIGKAGRSRWLGRKPHQRGSAMNPVDHPHGGGEGRTGAGRVPVSPWGQPAKGLKTRKKRKNSDRFIITRRGGK